Proteins encoded within one genomic window of candidate division WOR-3 bacterium:
- a CDS encoding glycosyltransferase, with protein sequence MQKILIIIAGIGTGGHYFPAVVVAKEFMENNYPTIFLARKGYPEERVAQRYNLKLFYISPRPYYGKSIVNKLWAIERVFESVLRLHSLTKKCAGISFGGFGSLPLIVSCMINNQPFFLFEPNTIPGRTTRMFSRFARKIFLGLPSVMNLCGNSVISGIPVREEFKQAKEKTVHTGTKTVLFMGGSQGARRLNEIALRFQRILPENYKIIIISGQRDFEWVNEAKDFRTEVISFTTEPWEIISQADVVVSRAGALSGYELLLMKKKVIFIPFPYAIDNHQFYNAQYFCRMPNIRMIEEKDLNEEKLLKMVQELMNLPEIEKEGGLIVRNDAEKIIVEYVRRELR encoded by the coding sequence ATGCAAAAGATTTTAATCATTATTGCGGGAATAGGCACTGGCGGTCATTACTTCCCTGCGGTGGTGGTAGCAAAAGAATTTATGGAGAATAACTATCCCACCATTTTCTTGGCCCGTAAAGGTTATCCTGAAGAGCGGGTTGCTCAGAGATATAATTTAAAACTCTTTTATATCTCTCCACGCCCTTATTATGGCAAATCAATCGTAAATAAGTTATGGGCGATAGAGAGAGTTTTTGAGTCGGTTTTGAGATTGCACAGTCTAACGAAAAAATGCGCGGGCATTTCTTTTGGTGGATTCGGTTCTTTACCTTTGATTGTCTCCTGTATGATCAATAATCAACCATTCTTTTTATTTGAGCCCAACACCATTCCTGGACGGACCACGCGCATGTTCTCCCGGTTTGCTCGAAAGATATTTCTGGGTTTACCGAGTGTTATGAATTTGTGCGGAAATAGTGTTATCAGTGGTATCCCGGTAAGAGAAGAATTTAAACAGGCTAAGGAAAAGACTGTGCACACGGGAACGAAGACCGTCCTTTTTATGGGAGGGAGTCAGGGGGCAAGAAGATTGAACGAAATCGCCTTGCGTTTTCAACGGATTTTACCCGAGAATTATAAAATTATCATCATCAGTGGCCAACGGGATTTTGAGTGGGTAAATGAGGCAAAAGATTTCCGGACCGAAGTAATTTCTTTTACGACTGAGCCCTGGGAGATAATAAGCCAGGCGGATGTGGTCGTCTCCCGGGCTGGCGCCCTGAGTGGCTACGAACTTTTGTTAATGAAAAAAAAGGTGATATTCATTCCTTTTCCTTATGCCATTGATAACCATCAGTTTTACAATGCTCAATACTTCTGCCGGATGCCCAATATCCGCATGATTGAGGAAAAGGATTTGAATGAGGAGAAACTTCTGAAAATGGTACAAGAACTAATGAATCTTCCAGAAATTGAGAAGGAAGGAGGTTTGATTGTCAGGAATGATGCAGAGAAAATCATCGTGGAATATGTGCGGAGAGAATTACGATGA
- the ftsA gene encoding cell division protein FtsA → MAKKDRIVGVDLGTTKVAAIIAEVEDNELKIVGVGSTPSYGLKRGVIVNLEKAITSIKKAVEEASKMAGVKVDSCYAGISGSHIESINAHAMIATSRTGGIITKRDIERVIEQAKAIILPMDREIIHAIPIEYIVDNERGIKDPIGMSGVKLEAEVHIVTAAIASAQNIYTALNRAGLKVKDLVLQPLASSYAVLQPDELDLGVCLLDIGGGTTDLAIFYDGSIRHSQVIPLGGEYITNDIAIGIRTPHNQAEIIKKKYATLSLSEEEKKEEIKVPGIGGREDRTITKETLYNIVSPRVEEILMIANREIKKSGYADVLGAGVVITGGTARLANLDKFAEEIFNLPVKIGIPKKIGGLTDIILDPIYATGVGLILYGFEKKNVSLIQRERGMSIIEAIKKRFEDLFNKYF, encoded by the coding sequence ATGGCAAAAAAGGATAGAATTGTTGGTGTTGACCTCGGGACGACTAAGGTGGCGGCAATCATTGCCGAGGTAGAAGATAATGAATTGAAAATTGTGGGTGTTGGTTCCACCCCTTCTTATGGATTGAAGCGGGGGGTTATTGTTAATCTGGAAAAGGCTATAACTTCTATCAAGAAAGCTGTAGAAGAGGCTTCCAAAATGGCAGGGGTGAAGGTGGACTCCTGCTATGCGGGTATTTCTGGTTCTCATATTGAAAGCATCAATGCCCATGCAATGATTGCTACGTCCCGAACCGGGGGAATAATCACCAAACGTGACATTGAACGCGTTATTGAGCAGGCGAAGGCGATAATCCTACCGATGGATCGAGAGATCATCCATGCCATACCCATTGAATACATTGTGGATAATGAACGCGGCATTAAAGACCCCATCGGGATGAGCGGTGTGAAACTTGAGGCAGAAGTTCACATTGTGACCGCGGCGATTGCATCTGCCCAGAATATTTATACCGCACTCAACCGGGCCGGCTTAAAGGTAAAGGATCTCGTGCTTCAGCCACTCGCGTCCTCTTATGCCGTATTGCAACCTGATGAGTTGGATTTAGGTGTCTGCTTGCTCGATATTGGCGGAGGCACGACCGATTTGGCAATCTTTTATGATGGCTCCATCCGTCATTCCCAGGTCATACCATTGGGAGGAGAATATATTACCAATGATATTGCGATTGGCATCAGAACACCCCACAATCAGGCCGAGATTATCAAAAAGAAATACGCCACCCTGAGTTTAAGTGAAGAAGAAAAAAAGGAAGAAATTAAGGTCCCGGGGATTGGGGGAAGGGAAGACCGGACGATAACCAAAGAGACATTATACAATATCGTCAGTCCTCGGGTGGAAGAGATTCTGATGATTGCCAATCGGGAGATAAAAAAGAGCGGTTATGCAGATGTATTAGGTGCGGGGGTCGTAATCACTGGTGGCACAGCACGGTTAGCAAATCTTGATAAGTTCGCTGAGGAGATTTTCAATCTTCCCGTTAAAATTGGTATCCCTAAAAAGATTGGCGGACTGACCGACATCATTCTTGATCCCATCTATGCCACTGGTGTGGGATTGATTCTTTACGGCTTTGAGAAAAAGAATGTTTCACTTATTCAACGCGAAAGGGGTATGAGTATCATTGAGGCAATCAAAAAACGTTTTGAAGACCTTTTTAACAAATATTTTTGA
- the mraY gene encoding phospho-N-acetylmuramoyl-pentapeptide-transferase has product MLYLLLYPLKEVFGPFRLFGYITFRAAYALIMAILIVLWMGNYFTNLMKRKAITQKIREEVPKHHKAKEGTPSMGGLMILLSIITSVLLFADLSNTNILILIIATVYFGILGFVDDYIKIFKNKPRGLSIRTKLLFQIIFGLALGVYLYCYGPADYNTKTNLLFLKNYVVNFGIFYPLFVALVAVGTSNGVNLTDGLDGLAAGLLGISGLAYTALAYASGHSGISSYLNIIFIKNGGEVAVFCAAMVGALLGFLWFNAYPAQIFMGDTGSLSLGAILGTVAILIKHEFLLIFVGGVFVIEVLSVALQIIYFRRTKGKRLFLMAPLHHHYELKGLAEPKIVVRFWIVGIIFLMLALSTLKIR; this is encoded by the coding sequence ATGCTTTACTTACTTTTATATCCCTTAAAGGAAGTCTTTGGACCATTTCGGTTATTTGGTTATATAACTTTCCGGGCAGCCTATGCATTAATTATGGCAATTTTAATTGTGCTCTGGATGGGCAATTATTTCACCAACTTAATGAAAAGAAAAGCAATCACCCAGAAAATCCGGGAAGAAGTTCCCAAACATCATAAGGCTAAGGAAGGGACACCCTCCATGGGAGGATTGATGATTCTGCTCTCAATAATAACTTCGGTATTACTTTTTGCGGATCTTTCCAACACCAATATTTTGATTTTAATAATCGCAACGGTTTATTTTGGGATATTGGGATTTGTTGATGATTATATCAAGATTTTTAAAAATAAACCCAGAGGTTTGTCAATACGCACCAAACTTCTCTTCCAAATTATCTTCGGGTTGGCTTTGGGTGTTTATTTGTATTGCTACGGACCGGCGGACTATAATACCAAGACCAATCTATTATTTTTGAAAAATTATGTAGTAAATTTCGGGATTTTTTATCCGTTATTTGTGGCTTTGGTTGCGGTAGGCACATCAAATGGTGTGAATCTCACTGATGGTCTTGATGGTCTGGCCGCCGGACTTTTGGGGATCAGTGGCTTAGCATATACTGCGTTAGCTTATGCAAGTGGCCATAGTGGAATAAGCAGCTACCTCAATATTATCTTTATCAAAAATGGCGGGGAGGTGGCAGTTTTTTGTGCCGCAATGGTGGGGGCGCTGTTGGGATTTTTGTGGTTCAATGCCTATCCGGCACAGATCTTTATGGGTGATACTGGTTCTTTAAGTTTAGGGGCAATACTGGGCACCGTTGCCATTCTTATCAAACATGAGTTCCTCCTGATCTTTGTCGGTGGAGTATTCGTTATTGAAGTGCTCTCAGTGGCCCTCCAGATAATCTATTTTCGCAGGACAAAGGGTAAAAGATTGTTTTTAATGGCTCCTCTGCATCATCATTACGAGTTAAAGGGACTAGCGGAACCAAAAATTGTTGTCCGTTTCTGGATTGTGGGCATCATCTTCCTGATGCTCGCCCTTTCTACATTGAAAATCCGATGA
- a CDS encoding FtsW/RodA/SpoVE family cell cycle protein, producing the protein MVYSRIDHILLLTVIVLLVLGSIFVFSSSYFQALRQGESTLYYLIGHIKRLLVALLFFCAGLLIPLDKYQRLIFPGFLLLLLILIFTIVMGKMQYGAKRSIFISSFGIQISEFVRVWIVFFLANFFTRHPDTANKGKGMIIATLLPMFLIILVAAQPSISVAIITFLTLVSMMIYSEAKLKFLMPVILIGVLLFVVAVLLYPHVRLRLFSFISNPTYQVRQSLIAIGSGGLLGRGIGAGIQKFLFLPRIHNDFIFAHIAEETGFMGTFIVFLLYWEIFLRGISIAQSVVDEFARLVVMGLNTTIFLIFLVHVGVSIGLLPPTGIPLPFVSYGGWSLCANLFSMGIILQISRMG; encoded by the coding sequence ATGGTATATTCAAGGATTGACCATATTCTCCTGCTCACTGTTATCGTGCTCCTCGTACTGGGTTCGATTTTCGTATTTTCTTCATCTTATTTTCAAGCCTTGCGGCAGGGCGAGAGCACCTTGTACTATCTCATCGGTCATATCAAGCGGCTGCTGGTGGCGTTGCTTTTTTTCTGTGCGGGATTGTTAATTCCGTTGGATAAGTATCAGCGGTTGATCTTCCCTGGTTTCCTTTTACTTTTGTTGATATTAATCTTCACCATTGTGATGGGTAAGATGCAATACGGGGCGAAAAGGAGTATATTCATATCATCCTTTGGTATTCAAATTTCAGAATTTGTTCGGGTCTGGATTGTGTTCTTTTTGGCAAACTTTTTTACCCGCCATCCGGATACCGCCAATAAAGGCAAAGGGATGATAATTGCCACTCTCCTTCCTATGTTCTTAATAATCTTGGTAGCGGCGCAACCTTCGATCTCCGTAGCGATAATCACCTTTTTAACACTGGTGAGCATGATGATTTATAGTGAGGCAAAATTAAAATTTTTGATGCCGGTGATTCTGATCGGCGTCCTGCTTTTTGTAGTCGCGGTTCTGCTCTATCCTCATGTCCGGCTGCGTCTTTTCAGTTTTATATCCAATCCTACTTATCAGGTCCGGCAGTCATTGATTGCTATCGGAAGTGGGGGATTGCTGGGTCGAGGAATTGGTGCCGGAATTCAAAAGTTTCTCTTTCTGCCCCGCATCCACAATGATTTTATATTTGCGCATATTGCGGAGGAAACAGGTTTTATGGGGACTTTTATAGTTTTTTTGCTTTACTGGGAGATATTCCTGCGGGGTATATCAATCGCCCAATCTGTAGTGGATGAATTCGCCAGACTGGTGGTGATGGGTTTGAATACTACTATTTTCCTTATCTTTCTTGTGCATGTGGGGGTGAGTATTGGACTTTTGCCTCCCACTGGTATTCCCCTGCCATTCGTTTCTTACGGTGGATGGTCGCTTTGTGCCAATCTTTTTTCGATGGGTATAATTTTGCAGATTTCTCGGATGGGGTGA
- the murC gene encoding UDP-N-acetylmuramate--L-alanine ligase, with translation MNNLLGRTSRIHFVGIGGIGMSGLALIYHNLGFKISGSDIKNSPVIERLRKSGIKVKLTHMRENVKHADVVVYSTAIRADNCEIVEAKRLNIPVIHRSELLAELTRIKNSICISGTHGKTTTASMVGEVLEKGGLKPTTIIGGIVKGKSQARFGRGDYLVCEADESDKSFLRLLPAYAVITNIELEHLDFYKDLREIEDNFTYFANHVPFWGCVFLGTDTPSSLNIKERIKRRVVLYGLHELAHLRAKEIEKVDFGSRFKVFWHNKNLGEFRINLPGRHNVINSLAAIGVGLELGVAIKKIKEALENFKGVHRRIEYRGTVHKVMIFEDYGHHPTEISVTLQTLKDYFPQRRIISIFQPHRYTRTYHLFDQFSRAFIFANIVIITEIYAAHEVPIPGIDGEALARRIAQEHGNVFFAPNFAAVIKKVREVIQPDDIIVVQGAGDINHIIPLLFEALK, from the coding sequence ATGAATAACCTTTTGGGGCGGACGAGTCGTATTCACTTTGTAGGAATCGGGGGAATCGGGATGAGTGGTCTGGCACTGATTTACCATAATCTGGGTTTTAAGATTTCCGGTTCTGATATTAAGAATTCCCCAGTGATTGAACGCTTGAGGAAATCAGGAATCAAGGTGAAATTGACGCATATGAGGGAAAATGTTAAACATGCCGATGTTGTCGTTTATTCGACGGCAATCCGTGCGGATAATTGTGAAATCGTTGAGGCTAAGAGGCTCAATATTCCGGTGATCCACCGGAGTGAACTTTTAGCAGAGTTGACCCGGATTAAAAATTCAATCTGTATTTCCGGCACCCATGGTAAGACTACCACTGCCTCTATGGTCGGTGAGGTTTTGGAAAAGGGAGGATTAAAACCCACAACGATTATTGGGGGCATTGTTAAGGGAAAGAGTCAGGCACGCTTTGGTCGGGGTGATTATCTGGTTTGTGAGGCGGATGAATCCGATAAGTCATTCCTCCGCCTCTTGCCTGCCTATGCTGTGATCACAAATATTGAACTTGAGCATCTTGATTTTTATAAGGACCTGAGAGAGATAGAAGATAATTTTACATACTTTGCCAATCATGTACCGTTCTGGGGATGTGTCTTTTTAGGGACAGATACCCCCAGTAGTTTAAATATAAAAGAACGCATTAAAAGGAGAGTGGTGTTATACGGATTGCATGAACTGGCACATTTAAGGGCCAAGGAAATTGAAAAGGTCGATTTTGGCTCGCGGTTTAAGGTTTTTTGGCATAATAAAAATCTTGGTGAATTCCGAATTAATTTACCTGGTAGACATAATGTGATAAATAGCCTTGCCGCAATTGGTGTCGGATTGGAATTGGGAGTAGCGATTAAAAAGATAAAAGAGGCACTGGAGAATTTTAAAGGCGTGCATCGGCGGATCGAATATCGGGGTACAGTCCATAAAGTTATGATCTTCGAAGATTATGGTCATCATCCCACCGAAATTAGTGTTACTCTCCAGACTTTAAAAGATTATTTCCCCCAGCGTCGAATAATCTCAATTTTCCAACCGCATCGGTATACCCGGACATATCACCTCTTTGACCAGTTCAGTAGGGCATTTATATTTGCCAACATCGTAATTATAACCGAGATTTACGCCGCTCACGAGGTCCCGATACCGGGAATAGATGGTGAAGCCCTTGCCCGCCGGATTGCCCAGGAACACGGAAATGTTTTCTTTGCTCCAAATTTCGCAGCGGTGATAAAGAAAGTAAGGGAAGTTATCCAGCCTGATGATATTATTGTAGTCCAGGGCGCAGGGGATATAAACCATATTATCCCTTTATTATTTGAGGCGTTGAAATGA
- the murD gene encoding UDP-N-acetylmuramoyl-L-alanine--D-glutamate ligase produces MKVLLLGLGRANLNVARYLLGRENEVFLYEENLNNLSAEARLLLTEGKIKEYQEIDYDLVVCSPGFPDAKPILQHLRQKGLRIIDETEFTFSNLKNPRVIAITGTNGKSTTAALISSILGAAGFKNFLGGNIAPGMPFSAALFAEPYDFYVIEMSSFQLLRINTFHPLIAMLTNIAVDHLNWHKDLNEYFMAKKRIFMNQDEHDYAVLNYDDEGVRSLANEIKARVVFFGTQCHDGAWVNGVIHFANEEIMTSEEIPLVGFHNRLNVLAAIATAKILEIPNEFIQKGIKQFKTLPHRLEDLGIINGIRYINNSMSTNEASAIASFRAIPGNKVVIVGGRSKGDPALNYLQILIAEAKGVVILGENAQDIARFFIQNGFLKYAIAQNMDEAIAWARKFAQPGDVIMLNPGFASFGHFRDFQERGEAFKNGIFKD; encoded by the coding sequence ATGAAGGTCTTGCTTTTAGGTTTAGGAAGGGCTAATCTTAATGTGGCACGTTATTTGCTGGGTAGAGAGAATGAGGTATTTCTTTACGAGGAAAACCTGAATAATTTGAGTGCCGAAGCACGCCTATTGCTCACTGAGGGAAAGATAAAAGAATATCAAGAAATCGATTATGACTTGGTTGTCTGTTCACCAGGTTTCCCCGATGCCAAACCCATTCTTCAGCATCTGCGTCAGAAAGGGTTGCGAATCATTGATGAAACAGAATTTACCTTCAGTAATTTAAAAAATCCCCGAGTGATTGCCATAACCGGGACTAACGGTAAGAGTACTACTGCAGCACTGATAAGCAGTATTCTTGGTGCTGCGGGCTTCAAAAATTTTTTGGGTGGTAACATTGCACCCGGAATGCCCTTTTCTGCAGCACTCTTTGCCGAACCCTATGATTTTTATGTTATTGAAATGTCGTCATTCCAGTTGCTGCGGATAAACACTTTCCATCCGTTGATTGCCATGCTCACCAATATTGCAGTTGATCATCTCAACTGGCATAAAGATTTAAACGAATACTTCATGGCTAAAAAAAGAATTTTTATGAATCAAGATGAGCACGATTATGCAGTATTGAATTATGATGATGAAGGAGTTCGTTCCCTGGCAAACGAGATAAAAGCACGAGTGGTTTTTTTTGGCACCCAATGTCACGATGGAGCATGGGTAAACGGGGTAATACATTTTGCAAATGAAGAGATAATGACCAGTGAAGAAATTCCTCTGGTGGGGTTCCATAATCGGCTGAATGTCCTGGCTGCAATAGCCACCGCCAAGATTTTAGAAATCCCGAATGAATTCATACAAAAGGGGATAAAACAATTTAAAACTCTGCCCCATCGCCTTGAAGACCTTGGAATTATTAACGGTATAAGGTATATCAACAATTCGATGAGTACCAATGAAGCATCGGCGATTGCTTCTTTCCGGGCGATACCTGGGAATAAGGTTGTTATCGTTGGGGGAAGAAGCAAGGGAGATCCGGCTCTTAATTATCTCCAGATCCTGATTGCCGAAGCAAAAGGCGTGGTAATTCTCGGGGAGAACGCACAGGATATCGCCCGATTCTTTATTCAAAATGGATTTCTAAAATATGCGATTGCTCAGAACATGGATGAAGCTATTGCGTGGGCGCGAAAATTTGCTCAGCCTGGCGATGTGATCATGCTCAATCCGGGTTTTGCTTCCTTCGGGCATTTTCGTGATTTTCAAGAAAGAGGCGAGGCATTCAAAAATGGTATATTCAAGGATTGA
- the murB gene encoding UDP-N-acetylmuramate dehydrogenase has product MKALFNGIKGLKVLENETLSAYTSFHIGGKARYLLKVYKQPALFEAMTIIKKRKLKYCVLGAGTNLLFGDKGFAGAVIKLLGEFQRIEGQKGIFSCGSGVLIKDLIKKAMEEGYGGIEFLSGIPGTIGGAVKGNAGAFGKAIADVLLSITVLDPKLRIKKIPRDELKFAYRSSSIPEGYIILGADFKLRKMDKRMIAAKVSEILKIRRQRQPRGFSAGSFFKNPLPLSAGKLIEECGLKGLRIGGAMVSKKHANFIMNVGNARAEDVLRLMRIIKRKVKLLKGVELEPEVRIIK; this is encoded by the coding sequence ATGAAGGCGCTCTTCAATGGTATCAAAGGTTTGAAAGTTTTGGAGAATGAAACACTCAGCGCTTATACCTCTTTTCACATTGGGGGCAAGGCGCGTTATTTGCTCAAAGTGTATAAGCAACCCGCGTTGTTTGAGGCGATGACGATTATAAAAAAGAGGAAATTGAAATATTGCGTGTTAGGTGCTGGAACAAATCTGCTTTTTGGCGATAAAGGTTTTGCAGGAGCAGTGATAAAATTACTGGGAGAATTTCAAAGGATTGAAGGACAAAAAGGGATTTTCTCATGCGGTAGTGGGGTGTTGATAAAAGATTTAATCAAAAAGGCAATGGAGGAGGGTTATGGGGGGATTGAATTTCTCAGTGGGATTCCGGGGACAATCGGAGGGGCGGTGAAAGGTAATGCTGGTGCCTTTGGGAAGGCGATTGCTGATGTTTTGTTGAGTATTACCGTGCTTGATCCTAAGCTCCGCATTAAAAAGATACCCCGGGATGAATTAAAATTTGCTTACCGGTCCTCAAGTATTCCCGAAGGTTACATCATCCTCGGGGCGGATTTTAAATTACGCAAGATGGATAAACGGATGATTGCGGCGAAGGTTTCCGAGATTTTGAAAATCCGACGCCAACGACAACCCCGCGGTTTTTCAGCGGGTTCATTTTTTAAAAATCCACTGCCTTTGAGCGCAGGAAAATTGATTGAGGAGTGCGGTCTTAAAGGTTTAAGAATTGGTGGAGCAATGGTAAGCAAAAAACACGCCAATTTTATAATGAATGTAGGAAATGCCCGGGCTGAAGATGTTTTGCGATTAATGAGAATAATCAAAAGGAAGGTAAAGTTATTAAAAGGGGTTGAACTGGAACCGGAAGTGAGGATTATAAAATGA